One Candidatus Ornithobacterium hominis genomic region harbors:
- a CDS encoding 2,3,4,5-tetrahydropyridine-2,6-dicarboxylate N-succinyltransferase, whose product MNLQSIIEKAWENRELLQQEETQNAVKEVVNQLDAGNLRVAEPAEDGWQVNEWVKKAVVMYFPIARMETIEVGPFEFHDKIPLKKNYAQKGVRVVPHAIARHGSFVAEGVIMMPSYVNIGAYVDSGTMVDTWATVGSCAQIGKDVHLSGGVGIGGVLEPLQAAPVIIEDNVFIGSRCIVVEGVRVGKEAVLGANVVLTASTKIIDVTGNEPRELKSYVPERSVVIPGSYTKKFPAGEFQVPCALIIGKRKESTDKKTSLNDALRTHHVAV is encoded by the coding sequence ATGAATCTACAATCTATTATAGAAAAAGCTTGGGAAAACAGAGAGCTTTTGCAGCAAGAGGAGACTCAAAACGCAGTAAAAGAAGTTGTTAATCAATTAGATGCAGGGAACTTACGTGTGGCAGAACCAGCAGAAGATGGCTGGCAAGTGAACGAATGGGTAAAAAAAGCCGTGGTAATGTATTTCCCTATTGCCAGAATGGAAACAATAGAAGTTGGGCCGTTTGAATTTCATGATAAAATTCCATTAAAGAAAAATTATGCCCAAAAAGGCGTTCGAGTGGTTCCTCACGCAATTGCAAGGCACGGTTCTTTTGTGGCAGAAGGTGTGATAATGATGCCGTCTTACGTGAACATCGGAGCATATGTAGATAGCGGCACCATGGTAGACACTTGGGCTACAGTGGGAAGTTGCGCCCAAATCGGGAAAGACGTTCATTTGAGCGGAGGCGTAGGCATTGGCGGTGTTTTAGAACCCTTGCAAGCAGCTCCTGTGATTATAGAAGACAATGTGTTTATTGGCTCTAGATGCATCGTTGTAGAAGGCGTAAGAGTGGGCAAAGAAGCAGTTTTAGGAGCAAATGTGGTACTGACGGCTTCTACCAAAATTATAGACGTAACGGGCAATGAGCCCAGAGAGTTAAAGTCTTATGTTCCAGAACGTTCAGTAGTGATACCAGGAAGTTATACCAAAAAATTCCCCGCAGGAGAATTCCAAGTGCCATGTGCTTTAATCATAGGGAAAAGAAAAGAATCTACCGACAAAAAAACATCATTGAACGATGCTTTGAGAACGCACCATGTGGCGGTATAA